A window of Streptomyces gilvosporeus contains these coding sequences:
- the mltG gene encoding endolytic transglycosylase MltG, producing MTEYGRGYGSEPWHPEDPLYGDQGSYGGQAQQPQWDGQQSVPYPQQQHQGGHGSQGGHGGWDGSQGGQLPYDPYDPYAQQAPADPYGGAGRPAYGNGPQDPYQAQDPYHAPDPYRQQAAAHPQHQQVPHQQQYPPQQYAAQEYAPQQYEQHAGAPYEQHVEAPYEEAAGDDWRAEPEPRRKPEPEHSFFADDREDDDYDDEPDERGGRERRGKGKKEKKRRSKATCLVAALVFAGAVGAVGYFGYDFFMAHFGSAPDYAGEGSGAVEVDIPDGSLISDMGQILAKKGVIKSAGAFTQAASADDKKSRSLQPGTYSLRMHMSAAAAMDLMLDPKSRNGLTVREGLRARAVYSLIDQKLKLKAGTTKKDALSHLKELGLPSWANDSPQIKDPLEGFLFPSTYSVGGNTKPVDVLKQMVGRATQAYGKYDLEAEARKFHLKSPLQVITVASLTQAEGMTHDDFRKMAAVVYNRLSPSNTDTNQKLQFDSTYNYLTNQSKANIGSHEINNAKDPYNTYLYRGLPPGPIGNPGVEALKATVNPDTTKRWLYFVSIDDKKTDFATTFAEHEKLVAARKKWQQEHHPSGN from the coding sequence ATGACCGAGTATGGCCGGGGCTACGGCTCCGAACCGTGGCATCCCGAGGACCCGCTCTACGGAGACCAGGGTTCCTACGGGGGCCAGGCACAGCAGCCCCAGTGGGACGGGCAGCAGTCCGTCCCGTACCCCCAGCAGCAGCACCAGGGGGGACACGGGAGCCAGGGCGGCCACGGCGGCTGGGACGGCTCACAGGGCGGGCAGCTGCCGTACGACCCCTATGACCCGTATGCCCAGCAGGCGCCGGCCGATCCGTACGGCGGTGCGGGCCGCCCCGCCTACGGAAACGGCCCGCAGGACCCCTACCAGGCACAGGACCCCTATCACGCGCCGGACCCCTACCGGCAGCAGGCTGCGGCGCATCCGCAGCACCAGCAGGTGCCGCATCAGCAGCAGTACCCGCCGCAGCAGTACGCCGCGCAGGAGTACGCGCCGCAGCAGTACGAGCAGCACGCCGGGGCGCCGTACGAGCAGCATGTCGAAGCGCCGTACGAGGAGGCCGCGGGCGACGACTGGCGGGCGGAGCCGGAGCCGCGGCGGAAGCCGGAGCCGGAGCACTCGTTCTTCGCGGACGACCGTGAGGACGACGACTACGACGACGAGCCGGACGAGCGCGGCGGCCGCGAGCGGCGCGGCAAGGGCAAGAAGGAGAAAAAGCGGCGCAGCAAGGCCACGTGCCTGGTCGCGGCGCTGGTCTTCGCCGGTGCGGTCGGTGCCGTCGGCTATTTCGGCTACGACTTCTTCATGGCCCATTTCGGATCGGCGCCCGACTATGCGGGCGAGGGCTCCGGCGCCGTGGAGGTCGATATTCCGGACGGTTCGCTGATTTCGGATATGGGACAGATCCTCGCGAAAAAGGGCGTGATCAAGAGCGCCGGTGCCTTCACGCAGGCGGCGTCCGCCGACGACAAGAAGTCGAGGTCCCTCCAGCCCGGTACGTATTCGCTGCGCATGCACATGTCGGCGGCCGCGGCCATGGACCTGATGCTGGACCCCAAGAGCCGCAACGGCCTGACGGTGCGCGAGGGGTTGCGGGCCCGTGCGGTCTATTCGCTCATCGACCAGAAGCTCAAGCTCAAGGCCGGCACCACCAAGAAGGACGCCCTCAGTCACCTCAAGGAACTCGGGCTGCCGTCCTGGGCGAATGACTCGCCGCAGATCAAGGATCCGCTGGAGGGCTTTCTCTTCCCGTCGACGTACAGCGTGGGCGGGAACACGAAACCGGTGGACGTCCTCAAGCAGATGGTGGGACGGGCCACCCAGGCGTATGGCAAGTACGACTTGGAGGCGGAGGCCCGGAAGTTCCATCTGAAGTCTCCGTTGCAGGTCATCACCGTCGCCAGCCTTACCCAGGCCGAGGGTATGACCCATGACGACTTCCGGAAGATGGCCGCTGTCGTCTACAACCGGCTTTCCCCGAGCAACACCGACACCAACCAGAAGCTCCAGTTCGACTCGACGTACAACTACCTGACGAACCAGAGCAAGGCCAATATCGGCTCGCACGAGATCAACAACGCCAAGGACCCCTACAACACCTATCTCTACCGGGGGCTGCCGCCCGGCCCGATCGGCAACCCGGGTGTCGAGGCGCTGAAGGCGACGGTCAATCCGGACACCACCAAGAGGTGGCTCTACTTCGTCTCCATAGACGACAAGAAAACTGATTTCGCCACGACTTTCGCCGAGCACGAAAAACTTGTTGCGGCGCGCAAGAAGTGGCAGCAAGAGCACCATCCGAGCGGGAACTGA
- the ruvX gene encoding Holliday junction resolvase RuvX — protein sequence MRRGRRLAVDVGDARIGVASCDPDGVLATPVETVPGRDVPSAHRRLKAIVDEYEPLEVVVGLPRSLSGGEGPAAAKVRAFAQELARNIAPVGVRLVDERMSTVTATHGLRASGVRSKKGRKVVDQAAAVVILQSALETERTSGQPPGESVEVVI from the coding sequence ATGCGACGCGGCCGGCGTCTCGCCGTGGATGTCGGGGATGCCCGTATCGGGGTCGCCTCGTGCGACCCCGACGGGGTCCTCGCCACCCCGGTCGAGACCGTACCGGGACGTGACGTACCGTCAGCACACCGCCGGCTCAAGGCGATTGTCGACGAGTACGAGCCGCTGGAGGTCGTGGTCGGCCTGCCCCGCTCCCTCAGCGGGGGAGAGGGGCCGGCCGCGGCCAAGGTCCGGGCCTTTGCCCAGGAGTTGGCGCGGAACATCGCCCCCGTAGGGGTTCGGCTGGTCGACGAGCGGATGTCGACGGTCACCGCGACCCACGGCCTGCGGGCCTCCGGAGTGCGGAGCAAGAAGGGCCGTAAGGTGGTCGATCAGGCCGCCGCGGTGGTCATCCTCCAGAGCGCGCTGGAAACCGAAAGGACCTCCGGACAGCCTCCGGGGGAGAGCGTCGAAGTGGTCATCTGA
- the alaS gene encoding alanine--tRNA ligase: MESAEIRRRWLRFFEERGHTVVPSASLIADDPTLLLVNAGMVPFKPYFLGEVKPPAPCATSVQKCVRTPDIEEVGKTTRHGTFFQMCGNFSFGDYFKEGAITYAWELLTGSQADGGYGLDPEKLWITVYLDDDEAERIWHEVVGVPKERIQRLGKKENYWSMGVPGPCGPCSEINYDRGPEFGVEGGPAVNDERYVEIWNLVFMQYERGAGTGKEDFEILGELPSKNIDTGLGLERLAMILQDVPNMYETDTLRVVIDKATELTGVRYGDSHDSDVSLRVVADHLRTSTMLIGDGVTPGNEGRGYVLRRIMRRAIRNMRLLGARGMVVGELLDVVIKTMGQQYPELLQDRRRIETVALAEEAAFLKTLKAGTNILDTAVTETKSAGGTVLAGDKAFLLHDTWGFPIDLTLEMAAEQGLSVDESGFRRLMTEQRERAKADAQAKKSGHANLSAYREVADRSGATEFTGYSATEGESTVVGLLVNGASAPAAHEGDEVEVVLDRTPFYAEGGGQLADTGRIKLESGAVVEVRDVQQPVPGVTVHKGVVQVGEVVLGSTAYATIDVSRRRAIARAHSATHLTHQALRDALGPTAAQAGSENSPGRFRFDFGSPTAVPGSVLTDVEQKINDVLARELDVHAEVMSMEDAKKQGAIAEFGEKYGDRVRVVTIGDFSKELCGGTHVHNTAQLGLVKLLGESSIGSGVRRVEALVGVDAYRFLAREHTVVSQLTELVKGRPEELPEKISGVLAKLKDAEKEIEKFRAEKVLQAAAGLAEGAKDVRGVALACGQVPDGTSADDLRKLVLDVRGRIQGGRPAVVALFSVANGRPVTVIATNEAARERGIKAGDLVRTAAKTLGGGGGGKPDVAQGGGQNPAAVPEALEAVERLVAEAA, translated from the coding sequence ATGGAGTCGGCTGAAATCCGCCGCCGCTGGCTGCGCTTCTTCGAAGAGCGTGGGCACACCGTCGTGCCGTCGGCGTCGCTCATCGCGGACGACCCGACGCTGCTGCTCGTCAACGCGGGCATGGTCCCCTTCAAGCCGTACTTCCTCGGCGAGGTCAAGCCGCCCGCGCCGTGCGCCACCAGCGTCCAGAAGTGCGTGCGCACGCCGGACATCGAAGAGGTCGGCAAGACCACCCGGCACGGCACGTTCTTCCAGATGTGCGGCAACTTCTCCTTCGGCGACTACTTCAAGGAAGGCGCCATCACGTACGCCTGGGAGCTGCTGACCGGCTCGCAGGCCGACGGCGGCTACGGCCTCGACCCGGAGAAGCTCTGGATCACCGTCTACCTCGACGACGACGAGGCCGAGCGCATCTGGCACGAGGTCGTCGGCGTGCCCAAGGAGCGCATCCAGCGCCTGGGCAAGAAGGAGAACTACTGGTCCATGGGCGTCCCGGGCCCCTGCGGCCCGTGCTCCGAGATCAACTACGACCGCGGCCCGGAGTTCGGCGTCGAGGGCGGCCCGGCCGTCAACGACGAGCGGTACGTGGAGATCTGGAACCTGGTCTTCATGCAGTACGAGCGCGGCGCGGGCACCGGCAAGGAGGACTTCGAGATCCTCGGCGAGCTGCCCAGCAAGAACATCGACACCGGCCTCGGCCTCGAGCGCCTGGCGATGATCCTGCAGGACGTCCCCAACATGTACGAGACGGACACCCTGCGCGTCGTCATCGACAAGGCCACCGAGCTCACCGGCGTCCGCTACGGCGACTCGCACGACTCCGACGTCTCGCTGCGCGTCGTCGCCGACCACCTGCGCACGTCCACGATGCTCATCGGCGACGGCGTCACCCCCGGCAACGAGGGCCGCGGCTACGTCCTGCGCCGCATCATGCGCCGCGCCATCCGCAACATGCGCCTGCTCGGCGCCAGGGGCATGGTCGTCGGCGAGCTGCTGGACGTCGTCATCAAGACGATGGGCCAGCAGTACCCGGAGCTGCTTCAGGACCGCCGCCGCATCGAGACGGTCGCCCTGGCCGAGGAGGCCGCCTTCCTCAAGACGCTGAAGGCCGGCACCAACATCCTCGACACCGCCGTCACGGAGACCAAGTCCGCCGGCGGCACGGTCCTGGCCGGCGACAAGGCGTTCCTGCTCCACGACACCTGGGGCTTCCCGATCGACCTCACCCTCGAAATGGCCGCCGAGCAGGGCCTGTCGGTGGACGAGTCGGGCTTCCGCCGCCTGATGACCGAGCAGCGGGAGCGCGCCAAGGCCGACGCCCAGGCCAAGAAGAGCGGCCACGCCAACCTGTCCGCCTACCGCGAGGTCGCCGACCGCTCGGGTGCCACCGAGTTCACCGGATACAGCGCCACCGAGGGCGAGTCCACCGTCGTCGGCCTGCTGGTCAACGGTGCCTCGGCGCCCGCCGCCCACGAGGGCGACGAGGTCGAGGTGGTCCTGGACCGCACCCCGTTCTACGCCGAGGGCGGCGGCCAGCTCGCCGACACCGGCCGGATCAAGCTGGAGTCCGGCGCCGTCGTCGAGGTTCGCGACGTCCAGCAGCCGGTGCCCGGCGTCACGGTCCACAAGGGCGTCGTCCAGGTCGGCGAGGTGGTGCTCGGCTCGACCGCGTACGCCACCATCGACGTCAGCCGCCGCCGCGCCATCGCCCGCGCCCACAGCGCCACCCACCTCACCCACCAGGCGCTGCGCGACGCCCTGGGGCCGACGGCCGCCCAGGCCGGTTCGGAGAACTCCCCGGGCCGCTTCCGCTTCGACTTCGGTTCGCCGACCGCCGTGCCCGGCTCGGTCCTCACCGACGTCGAGCAGAAGATCAACGACGTCCTTGCCCGTGAGCTCGACGTCCATGCCGAGGTCATGAGCATGGAGGACGCCAAGAAGCAGGGCGCCATCGCCGAGTTCGGCGAGAAGTACGGCGACCGGGTGCGGGTGGTCACCATCGGCGACTTCTCCAAGGAGCTGTGCGGCGGCACCCACGTCCACAACACCGCCCAGCTGGGGCTGGTCAAGCTGCTCGGCGAGTCCTCCATCGGCTCCGGTGTCCGCCGCGTCGAGGCGCTGGTCGGCGTGGACGCCTACCGCTTCCTGGCCCGCGAGCACACCGTCGTCTCGCAGCTGACCGAGCTGGTCAAGGGCCGTCCGGAGGAGCTGCCCGAGAAGATCTCGGGCGTCCTGGCCAAGCTGAAGGACGCCGAGAAGGAGATCGAGAAGTTCCGCGCCGAGAAGGTGCTCCAGGCCGCCGCGGGGCTCGCCGAGGGCGCCAAGGACGTGCGCGGAGTGGCCCTGGCCTGCGGCCAGGTCCCCGACGGCACCTCCGCCGACGACCTGCGCAAGCTCGTCCTCGACGTCCGTGGCCGCATCCAGGGCGGCCGCCCCGCCGTCGTGGCCCTCTTCTCGGTCGCCAACGGCCGCCCGGTGACGGTGATCGCCACCAACGAGGCCGCCCGCGAGCGCGGTATCAAGGCCGGTGACCTGGTCCGTACGGCCGCCAAGACGCTCGGCGGCGGAGGCGGCGGCAAGCCGGACGTCGCCCAGGGCGGCGGCCAGAACCCGGCCGCCGTGCCCGAGGCCCTCGAGGCCGTCGAGCGCCTGGTCGCCGAGGCGGCCTGA
- a CDS encoding DUF6167 family protein → MFRRAFWFTTGAAAGVWATTKVHQKLRKLQPDSLAAQAADKAVETGHRLRQFALDVRAGMADREEQLNDALGLRPTGEVAELPAPRSHAALETPYRTTRTPGRPGLTGPTGNEDH, encoded by the coding sequence ATGTTCCGCCGCGCATTCTGGTTCACCACCGGCGCCGCCGCCGGGGTCTGGGCCACCACCAAGGTCCACCAAAAGCTGCGCAAGCTGCAGCCCGACAGCCTCGCCGCACAGGCCGCGGACAAGGCCGTCGAGACCGGACACCGGCTGCGCCAATTTGCATTGGACGTACGCGCGGGAATGGCGGACCGTGAAGAGCAGCTGAACGACGCGCTCGGCCTTCGCCCCACCGGCGAGGTCGCCGAGCTGCCTGCGCCGCGCTCCCACGCGGCGCTCGAAACGCCGTACCGAACCACGAGAACCCCGGGCCGCCCGGGGCTGACCGGACCGACTGGAAATGAGGACCACTGA
- a CDS encoding DUF948 domain-containing protein: MSGGEVAGILVAVFWAILVSFLAVALARLAGTLKAATKMVTEISDKAVPLLADASATVRSAHTQLARVDAIAADVQEVTANASALSSTVSSAFGGPLVKVAAFGYGVRRAIGKKAAPEPKRTVVVGTSLPGARRGRRNRRSKD; this comes from the coding sequence GTGTCCGGTGGAGAGGTGGCCGGGATCCTCGTGGCCGTCTTCTGGGCGATCCTTGTGTCCTTCCTCGCCGTTGCCCTGGCGAGACTGGCGGGGACCCTCAAAGCGGCCACCAAGATGGTGACCGAGATCTCCGACAAGGCCGTACCGCTGCTGGCCGACGCGTCCGCGACGGTCCGCTCCGCGCACACCCAGCTGGCCCGCGTCGACGCCATCGCCGCCGACGTCCAGGAGGTCACCGCCAACGCCTCCGCGCTCTCCTCGACCGTCTCCTCCGCCTTCGGCGGACCGCTGGTCAAGGTCGCGGCGTTCGGCTACGGAGTGCGCCGCGCGATCGGCAAGAAGGCCGCACCCGAGCCGAAGCGCACCGTCGTCGTCGGCACCTCCCTGCCCGGCGCCCGCCGCGGGCGCCGCAACCGCCGCTCCAAGGACTGA
- the rpsD gene encoding 30S ribosomal protein S4, giving the protein MNQSRPKVKKSRALGIALTPKAVKYFEARPYPPGEHGRGRKQSSDYKVRLLEKQRLRAQYDISERQMVRAYDRARKAEGKTGEALVVELERRLDALVLRSGMARTIYQARQMVVHGHIAVNDRKVDKPSFRVRPGDVVMVRERSREKHPFLVAREGGYAPDGETPRYLEVNLQALAFRLDRDPNRKEIPVICDEQLVVEYYAR; this is encoded by the coding sequence GTGAACCAGTCGCGTCCCAAGGTCAAGAAGTCACGCGCGCTCGGCATCGCGCTGACCCCGAAGGCCGTCAAGTACTTCGAGGCCCGCCCCTACCCGCCCGGCGAGCACGGCCGCGGCCGCAAGCAGAGCAGTGACTACAAGGTCCGGCTGCTGGAGAAGCAGCGCCTGCGCGCCCAGTACGACATCAGCGAGCGCCAGATGGTGCGCGCCTACGACCGCGCCCGCAAGGCCGAGGGCAAGACCGGCGAGGCCCTGGTCGTCGAGCTCGAGCGGCGTCTGGACGCGCTCGTCCTGCGCTCGGGCATGGCCCGTACGATCTACCAGGCCCGCCAGATGGTCGTGCACGGCCACATCGCGGTCAACGACCGCAAGGTCGACAAGCCGTCCTTCCGCGTCCGCCCCGGCGACGTCGTGATGGTCCGCGAGCGCAGCCGCGAGAAGCACCCCTTCCTGGTCGCGCGCGAGGGTGGCTACGCGCCCGACGGCGAGACCCCGCGCTACCTGGAGGTCAACCTCCAGGCGCTGGCGTTCCGCCTCGACCGGGACCCCAACCGCAAGGAGATCCCGGTGATCTGCGACGAGCAGCTCGTCGTCGAGTACTACGCCCGCTGA
- a CDS encoding DUF2470 domain-containing protein has translation MASLSIPGVEESDGTGLSDPVCRTVTADGDVLLLVPGDSAAARAAAHAQDDDCAAVMEITDVAPVSVPHRIRGRAWVAGWLTPVRGAQRAEAARLLAERHPVGELLGIGEALQPDPAPGLYGRPAWMLLRLEVGEGAVDDLWGAEPFEPDEFAAAAPDPLVEHEAELLQHLHSAHSDQVQGLCALLDGRSPACGLAARAVPVALDRFGLRVRFIGGSGGRPPADGGTDAGRHAFDARFDFPESVRSVAELRRAMHTLFEAAAQ, from the coding sequence ATGGCGTCCCTGAGCATCCCAGGAGTCGAGGAATCCGACGGGACGGGGCTGTCCGACCCGGTCTGCCGCACCGTGACGGCCGACGGAGACGTGCTGTTGCTGGTTCCGGGCGACTCGGCGGCGGCCCGGGCGGCCGCCCACGCCCAGGACGACGACTGTGCGGCCGTGATGGAGATCACCGATGTGGCACCGGTATCCGTGCCCCATCGCATCCGCGGCCGCGCCTGGGTGGCCGGCTGGCTGACGCCCGTGCGGGGTGCGCAGCGCGCCGAGGCGGCCCGGCTGCTCGCCGAGCGGCACCCCGTGGGCGAGCTGCTCGGCATCGGCGAGGCCCTCCAGCCCGACCCGGCGCCGGGGCTCTACGGGCGGCCCGCCTGGATGCTGCTGCGCCTGGAGGTCGGCGAGGGGGCAGTGGACGACCTGTGGGGCGCCGAGCCCTTCGAGCCCGACGAGTTCGCCGCCGCGGCACCCGACCCGCTGGTCGAGCACGAGGCCGAACTGCTCCAGCATCTGCACTCCGCCCACAGCGACCAGGTCCAGGGCCTGTGCGCCCTGCTCGACGGCCGCTCCCCGGCCTGCGGTCTGGCCGCCCGCGCCGTCCCCGTGGCGCTGGACCGCTTCGGGCTGCGCGTCCGGTTCATCGGCGGGTCCGGGGGGCGTCCCCCGGCGGACGGCGGCACCGACGCCGGACGGCACGCCTTCGACGCCCGCTTCGACTTCCCCGAGTCGGTGCGCTCCGTGGCCGAGCTGCGCCGGGCCATGCACACCCTGTTCGAGGCGGCCGCGCAGTAG
- a CDS encoding replication-associated recombination protein A, which produces MEPDLFTAAAEDRQEKDPAGSPLAVRMRPRTLDEVVGQQHLLKPGSPLRRLVGEGQGGPAGPSSVFLWGPPGIGKTTLAYVVSQATNKRFVELSAITAGVKEVRAVIDGARRASGGFGRETVLFLDEIHRFSKAQQDSLLPAVENRWVTLIAATTENPYFSVISPLLSRSLLLTLEPLTDEDLRGLLHRALTDERGLAGAVTLPADTEAHLLRIAGGDARRALTALEAGAGSAIAKGEQEITLQTLEESVDRAAVKYDRAGDQHYDVASALIKSIRGSDVDAALHYLARMIEAGEDPRFIARRLMISASEDIGLADPTALPTAVAAAQAVAMIGFPEARITLSQATIALALAPKSNAAYLAIDAALADVRAGHAGAVPPHLRDSHYQGAQKLGHGQGYQYPHDLPGGIAAQQYAPDEVHGKRYYTPTRHGAEARYAEVAERVRARLKGTPGEPGGGE; this is translated from the coding sequence GTGGAGCCCGACCTGTTCACCGCCGCCGCCGAAGACCGTCAGGAGAAGGACCCCGCGGGGTCCCCGCTCGCCGTACGGATGCGTCCGCGCACGCTCGACGAGGTGGTGGGGCAGCAGCATCTGCTCAAACCGGGATCGCCGCTGCGGCGGCTGGTGGGGGAGGGGCAGGGAGGACCGGCGGGCCCGTCGTCCGTCTTCCTCTGGGGCCCGCCCGGCATCGGCAAGACCACCCTCGCGTATGTCGTCAGCCAGGCGACCAACAAGCGCTTCGTGGAGCTCTCCGCGATCACGGCCGGGGTCAAGGAGGTGCGCGCGGTCATCGACGGCGCCCGCCGCGCGTCCGGCGGCTTCGGCAGGGAGACCGTCCTGTTCCTGGACGAGATCCACCGCTTCAGCAAGGCCCAGCAGGACTCGCTGCTGCCGGCCGTCGAGAACCGCTGGGTCACCCTGATCGCCGCGACCACCGAGAACCCCTACTTCTCCGTGATCTCCCCCCTCCTCTCCCGCTCCCTCCTGCTGACCCTCGAACCGCTGACGGACGAGGATCTGCGCGGGCTGCTGCACCGCGCGCTGACCGACGAGCGGGGGCTGGCCGGCGCCGTCACCCTGCCCGCGGACACCGAGGCGCATCTGCTGCGGATCGCGGGCGGCGACGCCCGGCGGGCGCTGACGGCCCTGGAGGCCGGGGCCGGGTCCGCGATAGCCAAGGGCGAGCAGGAGATCACGCTCCAGACGCTGGAGGAGTCCGTCGACCGGGCGGCGGTGAAGTACGACCGGGCCGGCGATCAGCACTACGACGTCGCCAGCGCGCTGATCAAGTCCATCCGCGGTTCCGATGTGGACGCGGCCCTGCACTATCTGGCCCGCATGATCGAGGCCGGTGAGGACCCCCGGTTCATCGCCCGCCGACTGATGATCTCCGCGAGCGAGGACATCGGGCTGGCCGATCCGACGGCCCTGCCGACCGCCGTCGCCGCCGCCCAGGCCGTGGCCATGATCGGCTTCCCCGAGGCGCGGATCACGCTCAGCCAGGCCACCATCGCGCTGGCCCTGGCCCCCAAGTCGAACGCCGCGTATCTGGCGATCGACGCCGCCCTGGCGGACGTCCGCGCGGGCCACGCCGGCGCGGTGCCGCCCCATCTGCGCGACAGCCACTACCAGGGCGCACAGAAGCTCGGCCACGGCCAGGGCTATCAGTACCCGCACGATCTGCCCGGCGGTATCGCCGCCCAGCAGTACGCCCCCGACGAGGTCCACGGCAAGCGGTACTACACCCCCACCCGCCATGGCGCGGAGGCCCGTTACGCCGAGGTCGCCGAGCGCGTCCGGGCCCGTCTGAAGGGCACCCCGGGGGAGCCCGGGGGCGGCGAGTAG
- a CDS encoding vitamin K epoxide reductase family protein yields the protein MTMTAADDVSTDDRPAGDAGTIGSGRGYALLLVITSALGLLAAWVITLDKFELLKNPNFQPACSLNPIISCGNVMKSPQANVFGFPNPMAGLVGFGVVMAIGMGLLAGARFRRWYWIGLNIGTLLATVFCMWLMSQSLYVINSLCLWCTLTWCVTILMFWYTTVHNLKHRIIPAPDGLRRTVVEFHWVVPVLWYGVIALLILTKWWSTYWSTLL from the coding sequence ATGACGATGACAGCGGCTGACGACGTGTCCACCGACGACCGGCCCGCCGGCGACGCGGGCACCATCGGATCGGGCCGCGGCTACGCCCTGCTCCTGGTGATCACCAGCGCGCTGGGTCTCCTGGCGGCGTGGGTCATCACCCTGGACAAGTTCGAGCTGCTCAAGAACCCGAACTTCCAGCCGGCGTGCAGCCTCAACCCGATCATTTCCTGCGGCAATGTCATGAAGAGCCCGCAGGCGAACGTCTTCGGCTTCCCCAACCCGATGGCCGGCCTGGTCGGCTTCGGCGTGGTGATGGCCATCGGCATGGGCCTGCTGGCCGGCGCCCGCTTCCGCCGCTGGTACTGGATCGGGCTGAACATCGGCACCCTGCTCGCCACGGTGTTCTGCATGTGGCTGATGTCCCAGTCGCTTTACGTGATCAACTCGCTGTGCCTGTGGTGCACGCTGACCTGGTGCGTCACCATCCTGATGTTCTGGTACACCACCGTGCACAACCTCAAGCACCGCATCATCCCGGCCCCCGACGGGCTGCGCCGGACCGTGGTGGAGTTCCACTGGGTCGTGCCGGTGCTCTGGTACGGCGTGATCGCGCTGCTGATCCTCACCAAGTGGTGGTCGACGTACTGGAGCACCCTGCTCTAG
- the hisS gene encoding histidine--tRNA ligase, which translates to MSTFQAPKGTYDLLPPDSATYLAVREAIAGPLKNSGYGYIETPGFENVELFARGVGESTDIVTKEMYAFETKGGDRLALRPEGTASVLRAALEANLHKGGNLPVKLWYSGSYYRYERPQKGRYRHFSQVGAEAIGAEDPALDAELIILADQAYRSLGLRNFRILLNSLGDQECRPVYRAALQDFLRGLDLDDDTRRRVDINPLRVLDDKREYVQKQLTGAPMLRDYLCEACKAYHEQVRELLTAAGVAFEDDEKLVRGLDYYTRTTFEFVHDGLGSQSAVGGGGRYDGLSEMIGGPALPSVGWALGVDRTVLALEAEGIALDIPAATSVYAVPLGDEARRVLFGAVTELRRAGVATDFAYGGKGLKNAMKSANRSGARLALVAGERDLAEGVVQLKDLTSGEQTPVALDAVVDEVRRALG; encoded by the coding sequence GTGAGCACCTTTCAGGCACCCAAGGGCACCTACGACCTGCTGCCGCCGGATTCCGCCACCTATCTGGCGGTCCGCGAGGCGATCGCCGGCCCGCTGAAGAACTCCGGCTACGGCTACATCGAGACACCCGGCTTCGAGAACGTCGAGCTGTTCGCCCGCGGCGTCGGTGAGTCCACCGACATCGTGACCAAGGAGATGTACGCCTTCGAGACCAAGGGCGGCGACCGGCTGGCGCTGCGCCCCGAGGGCACCGCGTCCGTGCTGCGCGCGGCGCTGGAGGCCAACCTCCACAAGGGCGGCAACCTCCCCGTCAAGCTCTGGTACTCCGGCTCGTACTACCGCTACGAGCGTCCGCAGAAGGGCCGCTACCGCCACTTCTCGCAGGTCGGCGCCGAGGCGATCGGCGCGGAGGACCCGGCGCTGGACGCCGAGTTGATCATCCTGGCCGACCAGGCGTACCGCTCCCTGGGGCTGCGCAACTTCCGCATCCTGCTCAACTCCCTGGGCGACCAGGAGTGCCGCCCGGTCTACCGCGCCGCGCTCCAGGACTTCCTGCGCGGACTCGACCTGGACGACGACACCCGCCGCCGGGTCGACATCAACCCGCTGCGCGTCCTGGACGACAAGCGCGAGTACGTACAGAAGCAGCTGACCGGGGCGCCGATGCTGCGCGACTACCTGTGCGAGGCGTGCAAGGCGTACCACGAGCAGGTGCGCGAGCTGCTGACCGCGGCCGGGGTGGCCTTCGAGGACGACGAGAAGCTGGTGCGCGGGCTGGACTACTACACCCGCACCACCTTCGAATTCGTCCACGACGGCCTGGGCTCGCAGTCCGCGGTCGGCGGCGGCGGCCGCTACGACGGCCTGTCCGAGATGATCGGCGGGCCCGCGCTGCCGTCCGTCGGCTGGGCGCTGGGCGTCGACCGTACGGTCCTGGCGCTGGAGGCCGAGGGCATCGCGCTGGACATCCCCGCCGCGACGTCCGTCTACGCGGTCCCGCTCGGCGACGAGGCCCGCCGGGTGCTGTTCGGCGCGGTCACCGAGCTGCGCCGGGCCGGTGTGGCCACCGACTTCGCCTACGGCGGCAAGGGCCTGAAGAACGCCATGAAGTCCGCCAACCGCTCCGGTGCCCGGCTGGCGCTGGTGGCCGGCGAGCGGGATCTGGCCGAGGGTGTCGTCCAGCTCAAGGACCTCACCAGCGGTGAGCAGACGCCGGTGGCGCTGGACGCCGTCGTGGACGAGGTCCGGCGGGCGCTGGGCTGA